The stretch of DNA CTCAATCATGGCGCGCTTGTCGAGGATGCGGATCACCGCGTCCTCGCCGTGGATACTCGGCATGATGGAGACGCGCAGGTCGATCTCGCGGCCATTGACCTCGACACGGAAGCTGCCATCCTGCGGCACGCGGCGTTCCGCAATATCCAGTTCCGCCAGCACCTTCAGGCGCGAGATGATCTGTTCCGCGACCTCGATGCCGTTGACCGAGGTGGCGTGATCCAGCACGCCATCGACACGGTACTTGACCGCCAGGCCGCCGGCCGTGCTTTCCAGGTGAATGTCTGAGGCGCCGGCTTTCAGCGCGTCGTACAGTGTGGAGTTGACCAGCCGGACCGCCGGGCTGGCGCCCTCCGACACCGAGGCAAACGACAGCACCGTCGCCGTCTTGCCATCGCGCCGGCCTTCGCTGGCGCCGGGCAGCAGCGAGTCGGTAGCGCGCGCCGATTCCTCCTGCTTGGACAGGTAAGCGTGGATATCCGCGTGCAGCGCCAGCCGGATGGCCAGCGGCGCGCTCGGCGTGGCGCGCGCATGGGTGCCGAGCCAGGTTTGCAGATCGAGATCGAACGGGTCGGCGATCACGCCCACCACCGCGCCGTCGCCGCCGCGCAGCAGCACGCTGGCGCGCGCCATCGCCTGCGATAGCGGCAACAAGTCCCAGGCCGGCTCGTATGCCAGCATATCCACCGTCTCCAGCACCGCCATGCCGAACGGCTGCGCTAGCGCCTGCACCAGCTCGCGCGCTTCGGCGCCGGTCAGCGCTTCCAGTTCTTCCACCAGTGTGCGTTTTGATTGGCGCTGCAGGTGACGGGCACGCGCCAGCAGTGCGGTGTCGATCACCGTCATGACATATCTCCCGCCAGATCGAAG from Duganella dendranthematis encodes:
- a CDS encoding GspE/PulE family protein; this translates as MTVIDTALLARARHLQRQSKRTLVEELEALTGAEARELVQALAQPFGMAVLETVDMLAYEPAWDLLPLSQAMARASVLLRGGDGAVVGVIADPFDLDLQTWLGTHARATPSAPLAIRLALHADIHAYLSKQEESARATDSLLPGASEGRRDGKTATVLSFASVSEGASPAVRLVNSTLYDALKAGASDIHLESTAGGLAVKYRVDGVLDHATSVNGIEVAEQIISRLKVLAELDIAERRVPQDGSFRVEVNGREIDLRVSIMPSIHGEDAVIRILDKRAMIEAYGALTLEALGFDAPSLVTLRTLAQEAYGMLLVTGPTGSGKTTTLYAALTEIHNGREKIITIEDPVEYQLPGILQIPVNEKKGLTFAKGLRSILRHDPDKIMVGEIRDRETAEIAVQSALTGHLVLTTVHANNVFDVFGRFTHMGIDPYAFVSALNGIWAQRLVRINCPHCATDYTPDDQELASAGLARADVHAYRFMQGKGCGDCRGTGYKGRRSIAEILTLNDEIRELIVDKRPIRQIKQAAYENGTRSLRQAALELVRRGGTTLTEIKRVTLHA